Within Theileria orientalis strain Shintoku DNA, chromosome 4, complete genome, the genomic segment GTGTTTGATCGATTTGATAATTTATGCTTTAAATCTATgttgatttatttgtttagatgttttttatatttattacctGAGAAGAACGGGATATTTAGCGATTTTACGTTAATCGTACATGTTGATACCAACAAAATGGCTGTTAAGGCCACAAacctattatttaatttcatcTTAACACAAACTACATTATATATCAAAATTTACTGTATAATATTCAATGATGATAACATgttttttgaaatatatgATATTAACAACACCATATGTTAGAGGATTTTGTGATTACGTAGAAAATCAAATTGTTTAGATTTATTGATCATTTGCTATTGTTTATCAATTGGTTTGGTATCTAATCTTATGTTTCACTAATTCTGAAATCCCACTGTGTATTATCCAACGGACACACATGTCTTGTTTTTAGCCATCTCGAAATGCAATGGAGGTGAAAAGCGTGACCACAAGCTCCCCAACTAATTGTACATCCCTCGTCATCCGTAATTGTTTGAGAATCTTGAGTATTTGTCGCctatattagttatttatttactattgTATTCAAACCTGGCATTCTATACATAAATCCATGATATGATTTCTACATATAGCGCAATTATCTACTGAGATTTGCCAAGACCACACTGCGACAGCCGACCATTTTTTAACCTTAAATTTTGGTCTATCCTGTGTATCAGCTTTTACATCCatttaacatatatattacaattagGTTTCTAAAAATCCATACACATTAccattttataataaattaaactgattgttgttttttgttttagtttataattatgttttacacatatcCGTTGCCCCagagtaaattataatgttattaatacCCATCACTATATCAccataaatatacaatatttttgtccataattgtttaaatatctTGTTTTGTAACATGGATGgcaaatatgtataataggGTGCTAAAAATTTCTAATTACGATACAGCTATTCCGTTTTTGCCATACGACTTGGTTGTTAGGAGTTATATGGCATGGAAGTTCGGAAACAACATTCCGTTTGATGAAGAACCTTCAAAAGTTAGGAATAAAGATCATAATATAGACTGTATTCGCTACTTTTACCCCTCTCCCGACTCCTTCAAAATTAGGAGTAAAGTAAGGAGCCTTTGTTACAATTCATACGGAAATCGCTTGTATGTTTCCACTAGGgattgtgtatatttttataatacacagtGGCTGGGTTTGGAACACACTCTGTCGGTTAGGAGTACGATGTTGTTGGCACACCCTAAATCTCCAGATGTGTTCGCTCTGCTCGTTCAGGTAAAgtaaaaacattaatataattcGCAGGGTTCTTCTAGCAGTAGACCTTCcgttaaaatttatgagTTGAGAGCAAGGCAATCAAAGAGCCACAGGCACGACTTGATAAACCTTTGTACCATAACAAGCGCCTTTGCAGAAAACTGGTATACTGGCTGTTGGTCTCAGGATGGCAGATACATTGCGCTGGTGGACAAGGATGACGTTTTGCAGGTTGTTGATCTCCAGGATGGGTACAAGGACAACGAGCTCAGGGAGGAGGATTCCCTAAGGCTGGATTGCGAGGCTTATGGgataatatacacaacCGATTACTTGGTTGTACACAGGGTTGATGGACTTATAGTATTCTACAAGTTTGACCTGGAAAAGTGCTATGTTGAAAGGGCGCACTCGCACATAGTCACGGCCTCAGCCTTTGATCACAACTTCAACTTCCTAGCCACCGGGGGGAGCGATCACGTCGTGAACGTCTTCGAAGTTGATCCGGAAATTGTATGTGTAGGCAGCTTCCCAAGGCTTGAAGGACAAGTGTCAAGCTTGGCGTTCTCTAACGACGGAATTTTCCTGGCTTGGGGAACAAAAGACTCTGCCCCGAATCCCATTGATGACATGATTAGCATACAGTCCTCTCTGGATCAGAATACGCAGGGCTTTCACGACGGTGAAGAGGCGAATTCTCCGGAGTTCTTTCTCACGGTCGCAGGCATCGATCCCTATGAGATTTATTACCAGCACAGCACACCTTGTTCAGTTGCCCACGTGGCTTTTGCCCCGAACAAACAGGTTTTGGCATATGCTTTGGATTACGAAACATTCCCCAAGGGGGGC encodes:
- a CDS encoding uncharacterized protein (WD40 repeat-like domain containing protein), whose amino-acid sequence is MANMYNRVLKISNYDTAIPFLPYDLVVRSYMAWKFGNNIPFDEEPSKVRNKDHNIDCIRYFYPSPDSFKIRSKVRSLCYNSYGNRLYVSTRDCVYFYNTQWLGLEHTLSVRSTMLLAHPKSPDVFALLVQGSSSSRPSVKIYELRARQSKSHRHDLINLCTITSAFAENWYTGCWSQDGRYIALVDKDDVLQVVDLQDGYKDNELREEDSLRLDCEAYGIIYTTDYLVVHRVDGLIVFYKFDLEKCYVERAHSHIVTASAFDHNFNFLATGGSDHVVNVFEVDPEIVCVGSFPRLEGQVSSLAFSNDGIFLAWGTKDSAPNPIDDMISIQSSLDQNTQGFHDGEEANSPEFFLTVAGIDPYEIYYQHSTPCSVAHVAFAPNKQVLAYALDYETFPKGGNNTHTNLIGFLYL
- a CDS encoding RING-box protein 1a, producing the protein MDVKADTQDRPKFKVKKWSAVAVWSWQISVDNCAICRNHIMDLCIECQATNTQDSQTITDDEGCTISWGACGHAFHLHCISRWLKTRHVCPLDNTQWDFRISET